A region of Athene noctua chromosome 10, bAthNoc1.hap1.1, whole genome shotgun sequence DNA encodes the following proteins:
- the LOC141964144 gene encoding protein BTG1-like produces the protein MRTEISTAAAFVTRLLRAAGGIGEEQLRCFRECLQEALREHYKHHWFPLVPSKGSGYRCIRINHKMDPLIGKAAGMIGLSHERLFQLLPSELTLWVDPFEVSYRIGEDGSICVLYESPQPGGKAAKPLESRTSCKEEWRTGRSSPSKNYNMMTVSS, from the exons ATGAGAACCGAGATCTCCACGGCGGCGGCGTTCGTCACCCGCCTCCTGCGGGCCGCCGGCGGTATCGGCGAGGAGCAGCTGCGGTGCTTCCGGGAGTGCCTGCAGGAGGCGCTGCGCG AGCACTACAAGCACCACTGGTTCCCCCTGGTGCCCTCCAAGGGCTCCGGGTACCGGTGCATTAGGATCAACCATAAGATGGACCCCTTGATAGGAAAGGCAGCGGGGATGATTGGACTGAGCCACGAGAGACTCTTCCAGCTCTTACCCAGCGAATTAACTCTTTGGGTCGACCCTTTCGAAGTGTCCTATCGCATAGGTGAAGATGGGTCTATCTGTGTCCTTTACGAAAGTCCCCAGCCCGGTGGGAAGGCGGCCAAACCGCTGGAGAGCAGGACCAGCTGTAAGGAGGAGTGGAGAACTGGCAGATCCAGCCCTTCCAAGAATTACAACATGATGACAGTTTCTAGTTAA
- the ATRIP gene encoding ATR-interacting protein, whose amino-acid sequence MAAQLPLGPRKRSGPVLCGTGWAAPPVAAGRGGALENGFPPHKRPKSSGAAGPDEGPGDPFGDNDDFTADDLEEIDILASQALSQVAAAPRAGPPKHAWGAGGVSSAERQAAAGPPRAGAAAAGWKLAGSSTEDSLMRDTFQFEVLQAQHEEIKQKLKDMQDEVRTKNGEIKILRDSMQQMENAMEEQKRSYMLLEQQKSQTLSEKEKEFSKKLLSLQSELQFKDAEMNELRTRLQNCERNKHVTQTVLTPSPKKNFAIQVKSEGCSPQPGKRSFPTKESFNAETSTRPLCSSGNLVAPTTSIKEDSKITHPEVVSVKHKAMGKNGSYNSVPKRNARGSILLNALMKQPIVPGSLLGLCHLLSSNSEPPPGVVSQPNYLDTKSTQLPSSRTTQEEIAPLVSLREAQELAVTGLNFIAMDEGLSEGSPTESQGEFLHLTRHNIRGAMHLLPLVEHHIGAYCQAVQLADKSLNSSCGNHSAVSPRTNTNMVSSKEDFRLSLEETAVISLGILYYLAFYSWDVVHTLLSTEVEKTAAGDEQVSKMDKNVFCDNKEDTRAQGGLPVTPQDAPSNDQTQHSLFKKLLQVLAFSATRGSQTDRILNQSLKVLVKLAENSTMDLLINFQHLLRSQILLQCLCPETPLPAVLLTVRLLSILAQHRMLVAQLCSRSDTCLLLALYMYITSRPDKSASEMLWLQLEQETVRLLTWCMRCSSPTVLLPGTDCQCNLEVVKALITMLHRQWMKIRRSENSLCVYKEQIIQFLRDAVLLLHSLSQKDKLFHEHCLEVLHHYDQVMPGIRAILKKTQKLSACEELILDELYPPEAEDQGMDSS is encoded by the exons ATGGCAGCGCAGCTCCCGCTCGGGCCGCGGAAGCGGAGCGGCCCGGTGCTGTGCGGGACGGGCTGGGCCGCCCCTCCGGTAgcggcgggccgcggcggggccctgGAGAACGGCTTCCCGCCTCACAAGCGCCCCAAGAGCTCGGGGGCGGCTGGGCCGGACGAGGGGCCGGGAGACCCCTTCGGGGACAACGACGACTTCACGGCGGACGACCTGGAGGAGATCGACATCCTGGCTTCGCAGGCGCTGTCGCAGGtggccgccgcgccgcgggcgGGCCCCCCGAAACACGCGTGGGGCGCCGGGGGAGTGAGCAGCGCCGAGCGgcaggcggccgcggggccgccccgggccggcgccGCCGCTGCGGGCTGGAAGCTGGCAG GAAGCAGTACGGAAGATAGTCTGATGAGGGATACGTTCCAGTTTGAAGTACTGCAAGCACAgcatgaagaaattaaacagaag CTGAAAGACATGCAAGATGAAGTTCGTACTAAAAATGGAGAAATTAAAATCTTGCGTGACTCAATGCAGCAGATGGAGAATGCTATGGAGGAACAGAAAAGATCATACATGCTATTGGAACAGCAAAAATCTCAGACCttaagtgaaaaggaaaaagagttCTCCAAAAAG TTACTGTCATTACAGTCAGAGTTGCAGTTCAAAGACGCAGAAATGAATGAATTAAGAACGCGACTTCAGAACTGTGAAAGAAATAAACACGTTACTCAGACGGTTTTAACGCCAAG ccCTAAAAAGAATTTTGCAATACAAGTGAAATCAGAAGGATGTTCTCCACAGCCTGGAAAAAGATCTTTTCCTACAAAGGAATCCTTCAATGCTGAAACGTCCACTAGACCGTTGTGTTCTTCAGGAAATCTGGTTGCCCCGACTACTTCAATCAAAGAAG ACAGTAAGATAACCCATCCTGAAGTTGTATCTGTGAAGCACAAAGCAATGGGAAAAAACGGTTCCTACAACTCTGTACCTAAACGAAACGCACGAG GTTCTATCTTACTAAATGCACTGATGAAGCAGCCCATTGTCCCTGGGTCATTACTAGGACTCTGCCATCTTCTTAGCAGTAACTCTGAGCCTCCACCTGGAGTTGTATCGCAGCCTAACTATTTGGATAC GAAGTCCACACAACTACCCAGCAGCAGGACAACTCAAGAAGAAATTGCTCCTCTTGTATCCCTGCGAGAAGCTCAAGAACTTGCAGTAACAGGATTGAACTTCATCGCTATGGACGAAGGATTGTCTGAAGGAAGCCCAACAGAAAGCCAGGGAGAGTTCCTGCACCTCACACGCCACAACATCCGAGGTGCCATGCACCTCTTGCCCTTGGTAGAACACCATATTGGCGCATACTGTCAAGCGGTACAATTGGCAGACAAGTCACTAAATAGTTCTTGTGGAAACCATTCAGCTGTTTCTCCCAGAACCAACACAAATATGGTGTCAAGTAAGGAGGACTTCAGGTTGTCTCTTGAAGAAACTGCAGTTATATCACTGGGTATTCTTTATTATTTGGCATTTTATAGCTGGGATGTTGTCCACACGTTGCTATCTACTGAAGTGGAAAAAACTGCTGCTGGAGATGAACAGGTTTCCAAGATggacaaaaatgtgttttgtgatAATAAAGAAGATACCAGGGCACAAGGAGGGCTGCCTGTAACCCCGCAGGATGCTCCCAGTAATGATCAAACTCAGCATTCTTTGTTTAAAAAGCTGCTTCAGGTTTTAGCTTTTTCTGCTACAAGAGGCTCCCAGACTGATAGGATACTGAACCAAAGCCTAAAAGTTTTGGTGAAATTAGCTGAAAATTCAACAATGGACTTGCTAATAAA ttttcAGCACTTACTGCGTAGCCAGATACTGCTGCAGTGTCTGTGTCCAGAGACCCCTTTGCCTGCTGTCCTTTTGACCGTGAGACTGTTGTCTATTCTTGCTCAACACCGTATGTTGGTTGCTCAACTTTGTTCTCGTTCAG ACACCTGCCTCCTTCTTGCACTGTACATGTATATTACATCAAGACCAGATAAATCAGCATCCGAAATGCTTTGGCTTCAGCTGGAACAAGAG ACAGTTAGACTCCTGACATGGTGCATGCGGTGTTCCAGTCCCACGGTTTTATTGCCTGGTACAGACTGCCAATGTAATCTCGAG gtGGTTAAAGCACTAATTACAATGCTACATAGACAGTGGATGAAGATTAGAAGATCTGAGAACAGCTTGTGTGTATACAAGGAACAAATTATCCAGTTTTTACGAGATGCTGTTTTACTCTTACACAGCCTTTCTCAGAAAGATAAACTCTTTCATGAACACTGTTTGGAAGTTCTCCATCACTATGATCAAGTCATGCCAGGCATCAGAGCCATTCTCAAAAAGACTCAAAAATTGAGTGCCTGTGAAG AGCTGATTTTGGATGAATTGTATCCTCCAGAGGCAGAAGATCAAGGAATGGACTCCAGCTAG